Proteins encoded together in one Lutra lutra chromosome 4, mLutLut1.2, whole genome shotgun sequence window:
- the LOC125096768 gene encoding 60S ribosomal protein L37a-like, which translates to MAKRTKKVRIVGKYRTRYGASLRKVVKKIEISQHAKYTCSFCGKTKMKRQAVGIWHCGSCMKTVAGGAWTYNTTSAVTVKSAIRRLKELKDQ; encoded by the coding sequence ATGGCTAAACGCACCAAGAAGGTCAGAATCGTGGGCAAATACAGGACCCGTTATGGTGCCTCCCTCAGGAAGGTGGTGAAGAAGATTGAGATAAGCCAGCACGCCAAGTACACTTGCTCCTTCTGTGGCAAAAccaagatgaaaagacaagctgtgGGGATCTGGCATTGTGGCTCCTGCATGAAAACCGTCGCTGGTGGTGCCTGGACCTACAACACCACTTCTGCTGTCACAGTAAAGTCTGCCATCAGAAGACTGAAGGAGTTGAAAGACCAGTAG